GGGTTAAATCTATTGAATATTTCCCATTTTTACCATTTGCAAACTTTCAAAAACCATTTTTTGATTGTATTCAAATGCCAGTCTTTTATGATTAATCAGGTCAATTATAGTCCCTACAAAGCATAAACCCCCGGTAAAAAAATAAAGTATCCCCATACCCACCTGATTTAGTAAAAATCGTGGAAGTCCGGGAACAAAAAAACCGAGGATACAATACAATACCATATCATCCGGGTTACGTCTCTTGCTTCCGTAGATCATTAAAAAGCCCCTAAGCTGCTGCTCATTAAACCCTGTAGTGGCAGATTGCAGGTACGAATACTCTTCAGGGCTGATGCCCGGCAAGGTCATAAATGGTGAATTAAACATAATCTTCCTCCGTATTTTTTAAATTAAATATCCTATTACATTCCAATTTTAACAGTGTAAACACACGCATACAAATAATTAATAAAGCAGGGATACCAAACCAATGTAGTTTTAAACTCTCTGCAATGTTTCCATGAAACAACTGAGTGATGGATCTGCCTAGTCCACAACCAGGGCACCACTGCAAACCCAAATTCGCCAAAGGGCACCAGGTAAAAGACAAATGATCTTCATAACCATGGGGTTTTGCCGTAGCCAATAAAGCCAGCGCCACAACCCAAAAAATTAACTCTAATGGAATTTGATGCAGTCTTTTCATATTTTTAAGATGTTTAATGCGCCTTTTTGTTACATTTTAAAGGATCATAATCTTACATTTGTGATGTGAACATCCGCGAACTGATCAATAGGTATAAAACAGATGAGCGTGTTGAAGCATTGGCTAAAGCCCTCAACTCGGGTAAAGGAAGCAAAACTCAGTTAAAAGGACTGGTTGGCTCTGCTGATGCTACAATTGCGGCAGCCTGCTATTTTTTAACCCACAAACCTCAGCTTTTTATTTTACCTGACCGGGAAGAAGCTGCATATTTTTTATCTGACCTCGAAAACATACTGGAAAAAGAGATCTTACTCTTTCCTTCATCTTTTCGCAAAGCGTTCGACTTTACCCAGGTAGATACCGCAAATGTATTGGGCAGGGCAGAGGTAATTAATGAGTTGAACCATAATTCTGAATACGGAAAAATTGTGGTTACTTATCCGGAAGCACTGGCAGAAAAGGTGATAGACCGGAGCATGCTGGAGAAAAATACACTCGAAATTCATGTAAATACTAAGCTGAATATTGAGTTCATCAGTGAGTTTTTATTTGATTACAGCTTTGAACGTACAGATTTTGTATATGAACCCGGACAGTATTCTGTTCGTGGTGGTATTGTAGATATCTTTTCTTTTTCTCACGATCTCCCATATCGTATTGAATTTTTTGGAGATGTAATTGAAAGTATCCGGACCTTTGAAATTGAAAGTCAGCTTTCTGTTGATGATGTAAAGAGCTTTACGATCATTCCTAACGTTCAGTCAAAATATCTTACACAAAACAACATCAATTTACTTGATTACATCGAAAAAGACACCCAAATCTGGATCAAGGATGTAGCCTTTACTTTAGATATCGTTAAGGGAGGGTATAAAAAAGCAACAGAACTTTGGAAAGCCCTTTCATTGGCAGAGAAGCAAAATGAACAATGGATAGATCCAAAATTTGCCTTTTCTGACGAAAAGATGCTGGGAGATTTGCTGCATGACTTCGCCATAGTAGAGTTTGGAAAACAATTTTTTTACCACACAGAACAGGTCATTCTTTTTGATACCAAGCCTCAGCCATCTTTTAATAAAGACTTTACACTTCTGATCCATAACCTTAAAGAGAATGAAAAATCTGGCATAGTAACCTTTATTTTTACTTCGTCTACCAAGCAAACGGAACGTTTATATGCCATTTTAGATGATATTGATAAGTCTGCTAAATTTACGCCCGTAAACCTTCCACTAAGAGAGGGTTTCCTTGATGCCACACAAAACCTCGCATTTTATACCGATCACCAGATCTTTGACCGGTTTTATAAATATAAACTTAAACGAGGTTACCAGCGCAGCCAGGCCATTACTTTAAAAGACCTAAGGGAATTAAAATCCGGAGATTTTGTTACCCATATTGATCATGGGATTGGAAAATATGCCGGATTAGAAAAAGTGGAAGTAAACGGGAAAACACAGGAAATGATCCGTTTAATCTATGCTGATAATGATTTACTTTATGTAAACATCAACTCCATGAACCGCATTTCCAAATACAGTGGTAAAGATGGAACTGCGCCTAAAATGAACAAATTAGGAACGGAAGCCTGGGATAAACTTAAAAAGACTACAAAAAAAAAAGTAAAGGACATAGCCAGGGACCTGATTAAGCTATATGCATTAAGAAAAGCCCAGGTAGGAACTGCATTTGATCCCGATGGCTATCTGGAAACCGAACTTGAAGCTTCATTTATATATGAAGATACACCAGATCAGGTTAAGGCCACCAGTGATGTAAAAAAAGATATGGAAGCGCCATATCCTATGGATAGGCTGGTTTGCGGTGACGTAGGTTTCGGAAAAACAGAAATTGCCATTAGGGCAGCATTTAAAGCTGTTGCCAATGGCAAACAGGCGGCAGTACTAGTACCTACCACCATTTTGGCCCTACAGCACTTTAAAACGTTTTCTCAGCGTTTAAAAGAATTCCCTTGTAACGTAGATTACATCAATCGTTTTAAAACCAACAAGCAGATTAAAGACACTTTAGCGCTGCTTGCAGATGGAAAAGTAGATATTGTAATTGGTACCCACAGGCTATTGAGTAAAGATGTAAAGTTCAAAGACCTGGGCATTATGGTTATTGATGAAGAGCAAAAGTTTGGTGTAAGTTCAAAAGAGAAATTACGTGCTTTGCGAGTAAATGTAGATACCTTAACACTTACAGCAACCCCTATTCCACGAACGCTACATTTCTCTTTAATGGGTGCAAGAGATTTGTCTATTATGAGTACACCACCGCCTAACAGACAGGCTGTAAATACAGAACTTCATGTTTTTAACGACAAACTTATACAAGAGGCGGTACAGTTTGAACTGGAGCGGGGTGGTCAGGTATTCTTTATCCACAACAGGGTAAACGACCTGGCACAGCTTGGAGGCATTATTCAAACCCTCGTACCTAGAGCCAGAATAGGAATAGCACACGGACAATTGGACGGAGATGCGCTTGAAGACGTAATGCTGGATTTTATCAATGGCGAAAAAGATGTGTTAGTAGCTACCACCATCATTGAGGCCGGATTGGATATACCTAATGCAAATACAATTATCATTAACCATGCCCACATGTTTGGTTTAAGTGACTTACACCAAATGCGTGGCAGGGTAGGCCGATCTAATAAAAAGGCTTTTTGCTATTTATTAAGCCCTCCACTTTCTACATTAACTTCTGAAGCCAGAAAAAGATTGAGTGCCATTGAGGAATTTTCAGACCTTGGTAGCGGATTTAACATCGCCATGAGGGATTTAGACATCCGGGGTAGCGGTAACCTCTTAGGTGCCGAGCAAAGTGGCTTCATCGCCGAAATCGGCTTTGATATGTACCATAAAATACTGGATGAAGCCATTCAGGAACTTAAAGACGATGAATTCAAAGAATTGTTTAAAGATGAAAGCCCACGTCCATTTGTCAATTTTACGCAGGTAGATACAGATCTTGAGCTTTACATACCTGATGATTATGTTACCAATATTACCGAGCGGTATAACCTCTATACAGAGCTTTCAAAGATTGATGATGAAAATAGCTTAAAGGCATTTGAATTGTCTTTGAAAGACCGTTTTGGAGAAGTGCCAAGACCGGTAAAAACAATGATGAAAGTATTGCGACTGCAATGGGTGGCAAAACAGCTTGGATTTGAAAAACTTAGCTATAAAAAAGGTACGCTGAGAGGTTATTTCATATCCGATAAACAATCTGCGTTCTTTGACTCTGTAACCTTTAATAAAATACTTCTTTTTGCGCAACTACATCCCAGGTTATGCAATCTTAAAGAAGTTAAAGATTCCTTAAGGATTGCATTTGAAAACCTTGCCAATATTGATGAAGCCGTTGAAATGTTGCAAATGGTAGCCAAAGAATAAAGCATGAACCCACAATTATTAAAAGACCTGGTTACCATGCCCATGCCCTTCGGGAAATATAAGGGAAAGTTAATTTGCGATTTACCAGAAACCTATCTTGTCTGGTTTCAAAGTAAAGGCTTTCCTCCTGGTAAATTGGGTGAAATGCTGTCTACCATCTATGAGATAAAACTTAATGGCTTAGAATACCTCTTACAGCCCTTAAAATCCAAAAGATATTAGCTTAGTTGAGCAACAGGTACAAATAAGTAAAAACCATAGGTGCACCGATTAAAAGGCCGTCAAAACGATCCAGAATACCCCCATGTCCAGGTAATAGCGTTCCAGAATCCTTTACATTCAAACTTCTTTTCAGCATAGACTCTACCAGGTCTCCAAGTGTACCAAAACTCACAACCAAAACCGCCATACCCATTAAAATGTAGGCATTTATTTCTGTAAATACCATTGAGACGATAAAGGCAACCAGCACACTTGTAAATACACCTCCAAAAAATCCTTCCCAGGATTTCTTTGGTGAATGTCGTTCAAAAAGCCTTGTTTTACCTAACTTTCTTCCAAACAAGTATGCTCCGGTATCACTTGCCCAAAGCATCAGGATAAATGAAAATGGCAAATGAAAATTATAGCTGTGCTTCATAAACCCCATAGTATAGAACAAACAAAAGGGAATGGTTACATAGATAATTCCCAAAAAAGTATACCCAACATTTGCAAATGGTTCTCTCTCCCTTTTATACAATTCCAGGATAAATACCAAAAAAACCGCCGGAATTAACAAAAGAAGGTATTTAGATCCCCAATCAAACAGGTTATTTCCTATAAACATTAAAAAGATAACCAGATTCAAAAGAACCCCGAGTGAGCGGTTAGGTTTTGTACCCTGACTTTTAATAAGTTTATAAAATTCAATCAAGCCCATAGTACTAAGGGCAAGGTAAAAAATGCTGAATGTATACGCTCCAAAAAAGAAGGATCCAAGCATCACGATGGTAAAAAAAAATGCAGTTATGGCCCTGGTTTTCATCAAATATTATTTTCTAAAATATAAGCGTTAGCCTTTTCCACGTGGTCTGCATGAACCATAATGTCCAGTAACCCAAAAACTTTATAACTTGAATCCTGCTTATTTAATACCACAGCAGGAATTTCTTCTGCTATCAAGCCCTGCTTAATAATTTCTGCCGTAAGCGGATCCTCTGTAGTAAATACCTTAACCCAATTGTTCTCCATTAGTTTTTGCTGTTTTATTTTTAAAATATTCAAATAATGTAATTGTGAGCACAAAGCTAATTATATAGCCATACCATTGCAATGAAATGGTAGGTTCTGTACTGTTTAAAGGCAGATTGTGTTTTTGCATAATAAAAGAAACAGCTACTACATAGCCATTATTGATAAAATGTGCCAGCATCGGGTACCATAAACTTCCGCTCCATACATACAGATAACCAAAGGCAGCACCTAGAAATAACCTCGGTAAAAACCCAAAAAATTGAACATGTATGGCACTAAATATAAATGCGGTAACCCATATTCCAATATGGGTGTTCTTAAAAATACGGATGAATATTTGTTGCATTCCTCCGCGAAAAAACAATTCTTCGCCGATTGCTGGTAATAGCGCAATCATCGATAGATTTACAAAAATATCCCATGGTTTATGAACCGTTAATAAGGCAACAGTAAGCTCCATAGAAGCATCTTCCTTTTCACGCATCCAGGCTTCCAGGGGTTTTAAAAATCCAGGAAGTGTCATTTTTTGGTTTAATAAGGCTGTCCATTCTACTAAAGGCATTGAAAAGATCACCAATAATAATATTACCAGGAGCAAGTCGGCTTCAGCTTTTTTAAAACCATAAAATACGTTCAATTGCTTTCCGTTAAAACAGGATAGCAGTAAAGGAGGTACAATAAATAATCCCATTGTACTAACCATTTGAAAGATTTTCAGCCCATTAAGAAAGCGGATATCCCCGCTTACAAAATCATTGTAAGCATTAAACAGATCAAATCCATACATTACAAAACAAATCAAAAATGCAATAGCTGAAAATACAATTGCTCCTAAAACCGCAAAAACAATTAACATAAACAACTGTAAATAAGGACTATGATCAGTAACCTTCATGCGGCCAATACCCATTCTTTATATATTTTTATTTGTACCTTTGTACTTATAAACTGGTTAAGATAATTAAATGTCTGTAAAGATAGGAAATATTGACTTGGGTGAGTTCCCTTTATTGCTTGCCCCGATGGAAGATGTAAGCGACCCTCCTTTCCGCTTTGTTTGTAAACAAGCAGGAGTGGATATGATGTATACAGAGTTTATTTCTTCTGAGGGCTTGATCCGTGATGCCGCTAAAAGTAGGGCCAAGCTTGATATTTTTGAATATGAAAGGCCTATTGGCATTCAAATTTTTGGCAGTGAAATAGACCACATGCGTGAAGCTACAGAAATTGCTACGCTGGCAAAGCCAGATTTAATGGATATCAATTATGGTTGTCCTGTTAAACAGGTGGCCTGCAGGGGTGCAGGTTCTGCCTTACTACAAGACATAGATAAAATGGTAAAGATGACAGAAGCGGTAGTTAAAGCTACCCATCTGCCCGTTACCGTTAAAACCAGATTGGGTTGGGATGACAATACCAAGAATATAGAAGAAGTAGCAGAGCGATTACAAGATATTGGAATTAAGGCTTTAACCATACATGGGCGCACCAGGGCTCAGTTATACAAAGGTGAAGCAGATTGGACATTGATCCGGGAAATCAAAAGAAATCCACGTATTAAGATACCTATTTTCGGAAACGGAGATGTTGACAGCATTAGAAAAGCTGCAGACTGGAGACTAGAATATGAGGTAGATGGCATTATGATTGGACGAGCAGCTATCGGCTATCCATGGATATTCAGAGAAATTAAACATTTCTTTGCTACAGGTAAGGTACTCGCAGGCCCGACAGTAGAAGAAAGAGTTTCGGTATGCCGTACACATTTGGATAAATCTATTGCCTGGAAGGGTCCTAAAGTTGGAATATTTGAAATGAGAAGGCACTACTCCAATTATTTTAAAGGACTACCAGATTTTAAAAGCTACAGGATGCTACTTGTAAAAGAAGATAATATTGAGATTATTCATAGCATATTGGATGAGATTTCAGACAAATTTCAGTATATTGAGCCCATATATCAAATGGTCTAATTTAACATCTTGAATAAATAATACGATGGTAACAGGAATTACAGAAGGCGTAAAAATATCAGTAGAAACTGTTTTCCAGGATGAGTTTTCTAATCCCATGAATGAAGTTTTTCTGTTCGCATATAAAATTGAAATTCAAAATTTAACAGATCAATACATTCAGTTAAAAAGAAGAAATTGGACTATTTTTGATTCTAATGGTTCTGTGAGAGAAGTAGAAGGTAGCGGTGTTGTTGGTGAACAGCCTATTATAGCGCCAGGAAATGCCCACAGTTATGTTTCTGCCTGTAATTTAACTACAGATATGGGCAGTATGAAAGGTTATTATTCAATGACCAGATTTCCTGACGAATCTGTTTTCCAGGTAGAAATTCCTCAATTTGAACTCATAGCACCACACCGCTTAAATTAGTCATCACGCCCTCTTCCAAAAAGCATCATGGCGTAATATAGCAAGTTAGCCACTGCACCCAATGCTGCCACTACATAGGTCATTGCGGCCCACCATAGTGCATCTTTAGCCTGCCTGTTCTCCTCTGCAGTCTGCATAATCTGATGATTTTCTTTAAGCCATAAAAGGGCCCTATTACTTGCATCAAATTCTACAGGCAAAGTAACTATTGTAAACAACGTAATTACTGCAAGCGCAACCACACCAACAGCAAGAACTACGGGATTTCCGGTAAATAAAATTAAAAAGACCCCAATCATTAGTACCCATTGCAGCAAATTAGAAGATATACTAACCACCGGTACCATTTTAGAGCGTAGTTGAAGCCAATGATAGGATTTAGCATGTTGTACTGCATGCCCACATTCATGAGCAGCTACAGCCGCAGCCGCAACACTTCTTCCATAATACACATCCGTACTTAAATTAACTGTTTTATCACCTGGATGATAATGGTCAGAAAGCTGTCCCTCCGTACTCATAACTTTTACGTCATAAATTCCGTAATCACTTAACATACGCTCTGCCACCTCTTTTCCAGAAAACCCCGAATTCAGTTGCATTTCTGCATATTTAGCAAACTTGTGCTTAAATCTCCACTGTACATAAAAGCTTAAAAGGAGAATAGGAAGAATTAAAAACAAATAAATTTCCATCAGTACTACATTTAGAAAAAGCAAATCAATAATTGTTCCTATTTTTTTCGCTGATTATCTGTCAGTATGCAAAAATAAATGTGGGTTTAAATCAATACAGCAATCCTATTAACTTTAAAATACTAAATTATTTGTCAAAACATTAAATTATATGGATTTTTGCTAAAAAAATAATCTAATGGATTACCTCATATACTTATTTCTGCTCATTATCCTGGCTTTTATCATTTACCTCGTTTTAAGAAAACCAGTAGACAATAACGTCAGGTTATTGATGGAAATAAAAGAAAATGAACATCAAAAAACATTGGAGTGGCATAAAGCAGAGAAAATGAGAATTGAAGACGACTTGTCTGATCTTCGTATTAGTTTTATGAATGAGCGCAGCAGGGCAGTTAAAGCAGAAGAAAACCTGCAGGCACAACAAGAAAAGCAACTTCAACAGGAAAAATACATTGCAGAACTACAAACTCGCTTTAAGCTCGAATTTGAAAATATAGCCAACAAAGTACTGGAAGAAAAAACCTCAAAATTTACAGCACAAAATAAAGCTAATTTAGACCTCATATTAAGCCCGCTAAGAGAAAATATAAAGACATTTGAGGCTAAGGTAGAAAAGGTGTATAAAAGTGAGTCAGACGAGCGGAATATACTCAAAGGAGTAATTTCTGAGTTAATGGTTCAAAGTAAACAAATCCAGGAAGATGCAAACAATCTTACTAAAGCCTTAAAGGGAGACAATAAAAAACAGGGAAACTGGGGAGAAATCATACTGGAACGTATTCTCGAACGTTCGGGACTGATAAAAGGAAGGGAGTACCGAATCCAAACTTCATTAAACAGTGAAAATGGTAACAGACTTCAACCAGATGTAATCATAGACCTCCCTGATGATAAACACCTGGTTGTAGATGCAAAAGTATCTTTAGTGGCTTATGAGCGTATGGTCAATGCAGCAACACAGGAAGAACGCGAGGTCTATATCAGGCAGCACTTGTTTTCCATTAAAAACCATATTCAGGAATTGTCCTTCAAAAACTACCAGCATCTTTATCAAATCAATTCTCCTGATTTTGTTATGTTGTTTATTCCTATCGAATCCTCATTTTCCATAGCTGTACAACATGATGCAGAATTATTCAATTATGCCTGGGATAAAAAAGTAGTCATTGTAAGCCCTTCCACTTTACTTGCAACGCTAAGAACAATTGCAAGTGTTTGGAAACAGGAAAGACAAAATAGAAATGTACTGGAAATAGCGCGTTTAAGCGGAAGTATGTATGATAAATTTGTAGGCTTTTTAGCAGATATGGATGCCATTGGCCGCAACATTAAACAATCACAGGATGCTTATGATAAAGCAATTAACAAGTTATCCACAGGTGCAGGAAACCTGTCCAGTACATCAGAAAAGATAAAAAAATTAGGTGCCAAAGCAACAAAGCAAATTGACACCAAATTTATAGATACAACCCTAGCTGATGAGGATATTTTATAATTTAAAGGCATTCCATCCCTGAGCTTTTAGCTCATGAACAACATTAGATTTAGATACCATTTTACATCCCGAATTTTTATCGGTGATGTGGCCTATGATAGAAACGTCTACATCATTTTTTATTTTATCATAGTCTGACTGCTTAATTGTAAACAACAATTCATAATCTTCACCACCATTAAGTGCACATATTGTTGGGTCCAAGCCTAATTCACGTGCAGTTTCATAAGTTACAGGATCTATAGGCAGCTTATCTTCATAAATTGTACAGCCTTTGTCCGACTGCTGACAAATGTGCATAATTTCTGAAGCCAAACCATCTGATACATCAATCATTGCCGTAGGCAATACTTTAATCTGAGCAAGTAAATCTACAATATCCCTGCGTCCTTCAGGTTTTAACTGTCGCTCAATGATATAGTCTTTTCCTTCTAAATCAGGCTGTATATCAGGATTTTCAAGAAAAATCAATTTCTCACGTTCCAAAATTTGTAAACCTACATATGCACCACCTAAATCGCCTGAAACGCAGAGCAAATCTCCTTCTCCAGCTCCATTACGGTAAACAACTTCATCTTTCTCGGCATAGCCAATGCTCGTTACACTAATCACCAACCCTTGTTTACTGGTAGACGTATCACCACCAATCAGATCAATGTTGAATTTATTACAAGCCAGCTCAATACCTTTATAAATTTCTTCTACAGCCTCTAAAGGAAATTTACTAGATAAACCCACAGAAACAGTTACCTGTGTGGCAATACCGTTCATCGCGTAAATATCACTTAAATTTACTTGTATAGCCTTATAACCCAAATGCATAAGTGGCACATAGGCCAAATCAAAATGGATCCCTTCAAGCAGGAGATCTGTAGATATTAAAACCTGCTTACCATCAAAATTTAATACGGCAGCATCATCACCTACACCCTTTATGCTACTTTCGTGTCTTATTTTAAAATTCTCCGTCAGGTGTTTTATTAATCCAAATTCACCTAGTTCTGCCAGATCCGTCCTTCCGCTATTTTCAAACATAATTTCTTTTTTATTTAAGTATTTACAAGCCTAAACCAGCTGATATTTCCAGCATTCTTTCAATAGGTTTTCTTGCATTTACAATGATATCAGCCGGAACAGTAACTTCCGGATATCCATTTTTTAAACACAGGTACAGTTTTTCCAAAGTATTTCTCTTCATGTACGGGCAATCATTACAAGCACAATTGTTATTTGGCGGAGCAGGGATGAAGGTTTTATCCGGACAGGCCTTTTCCATCTGATGGATAATTCCACTTTCTGTAGCTACAATAAATTCTTTTGCATCGCTGTTGATTGCGTATTTTAATAATCCAGTTGTAGAACCAATGTAATCAGCCATTTGCAAAACCTGATCTTCACATTCCGGATGGGCTATAAATTTTGCTGTCGGATGTCTCTCTTTTAAACGGGTAATCTTTTCTCTGGAGAATATTTCATGAACCATACAAGCTCCGTTCCATAAAACAAGATCTCTACCTGTCTTTTTTGCTACCCAGGCACCAAGATTTTTATCCGGACCAAAAATTATCTTCTGATCTGCCGGCAAACTTTCAACAATTTGCACTGCGTTTGTACTTGTACAAACAATATCACTCATTGCTTTAAGTTCAGCCGTACAATTTACGTAAGTGATTACAATATGATCCGGATATTTTTCCTTAAAAATCTTAAATAGGTGAGGAGGGCAGCTATCAGCAAGGGAGCAGCCAGCTTTATAGTCAGGCAATAATACCTTTTTATCCGGCGAAAGGATCTTTGCTGTTTCTGCCATAAAATGAACTCCGGCAAATACAATCACGTCGGCT
The nucleotide sequence above comes from Pedobacter sp. MC2016-14. Encoded proteins:
- the thiL gene encoding thiamine-phosphate kinase; the encoded protein is MFENSGRTDLAELGEFGLIKHLTENFKIRHESSIKGVGDDAAVLNFDGKQVLISTDLLLEGIHFDLAYVPLMHLGYKAIQVNLSDIYAMNGIATQVTVSVGLSSKFPLEAVEEIYKGIELACNKFNIDLIGGDTSTSKQGLVISVTSIGYAEKDEVVYRNGAGEGDLLCVSGDLGGAYVGLQILEREKLIFLENPDIQPDLEGKDYIIERQLKPEGRRDIVDLLAQIKVLPTAMIDVSDGLASEIMHICQQSDKGCTIYEDKLPIDPVTYETARELGLDPTICALNGGEDYELLFTIKQSDYDKIKNDVDVSIIGHITDKNSGCKMVSKSNVVHELKAQGWNAFKL
- the nadA gene encoding quinolinate synthase NadA produces the protein MNTDTLEELNRKGFVEENIDPSLDLFEEIEKLKKEKNAIILAHYYQEPDIQDIADYIGDSLGLSQEAAKTEADVIVFAGVHFMAETAKILSPDKKVLLPDYKAGCSLADSCPPHLFKIFKEKYPDHIVITYVNCTAELKAMSDIVCTSTNAVQIVESLPADQKIIFGPDKNLGAWVAKKTGRDLVLWNGACMVHEIFSREKITRLKERHPTAKFIAHPECEDQVLQMADYIGSTTGLLKYAINSDAKEFIVATESGIIHQMEKACPDKTFIPAPPNNNCACNDCPYMKRNTLEKLYLCLKNGYPEVTVPADIIVNARKPIERMLEISAGLGL